One segment of Castanea sativa cultivar Marrone di Chiusa Pesio chromosome 3, ASM4071231v1 DNA contains the following:
- the LOC142628699 gene encoding uncharacterized protein LOC142628699: MDKSWMTIGKTPNGRLSRPYIEGVNAFLNFARAVVDCNGNIMCPCIHCVNCYRQSLQTVRIHLLHRGIMQSYINWYNHGEPRVLNKNIHDNEMSDGDHMDGIDALVGDRIRGEPRNAIEDEEVRNFDKLEEDAKRELYPGCTCYSILKFVIEMLNVKVMTNLSNKGLDTMLELLTKVLPKGNLVPRSTYEAKKILRDLGMSYEHIDACKNNCALFWKENENLDKCLVCEAPRYKDTRAQGKKIPHKVLRYFPLTPRLRKLYISGQRAKDMRWYIDKRVDDGIMRHPTDSEEWKEFDLQHPDFALEPRNVRLGLATDGFNPFRNMNNSYSMWPVILIPYNLPPWLVMKEPYFMLSLLILGPHQPGNEIDIYLKPLVDELKELWEEGVETYDAYRKEHF; this comes from the coding sequence atggataaaagttggatgaCAATTGGTAAGACACCGAATGGCAGATTAAGTCGTCCATATATTGAAGGGGTCAatgcatttcttaattttgcaaGGGCGGTTGTGGACTGTAATGGTAATATTATGTGCCCGTGTATTCACTGTGTGAATTGCTATCGACAATCTCTTCAAACTGTGCGTATACATTTACTTCATCGTGGGATTATGCAATCTTACATTAATTGGTATAATCATGGAGAACCACGTGTATTAAACAAGAACATTCATGATAATGAAATGTCGGATGGTGATCATATGGATGGTATCGATGCCTTGGTAGGTGACCGAATTAGAGGGGAACCAAGAAATGCAATCGAAGATGAGGAAGTGCGTAATTTTGacaaacttgaggaagatgcaaAACGTGAGTTGTATCCGGGTTGCACTTGTTATAGTATCTTGAAGTTTGTTATTGAGATGTTGAATGTAAAGGTAATGACCAACTTGAGTAATAAGGGACTTGATACGATGCTAGAATTGCTGACAAAAGTTTTACCGAAAGGTAACTTGGTTCCAAGGTCAACTTATGAAGCAAAAAAGATATTACGTGACTTGGGCATGTCATACGAGCATATAGATGCATGCAAAAATAATTGTGCactattttggaaggaaaatgaaaaccttgATAAATGTCTGGTGTGTGAGGCGCCTAGGTACAAGGATACACGTGCCCAAGGTAAGAAGATTCCTCATAAGGTATTACGTTACTTCCCGTTGACCCCGAGACTGAGGAAGTTGTACATTTCAGGCCAAAGAGCTAAGGACATGAGATGGTATATAGACAAACGCGTGGACGATGGGATAATGAGGCATCCTACTGATAGTGAGGAGTGGAAGGAGTTTGATTTGCAACATCCTGATTTTGCCCTTGAACCTCGCAATGTAAGGTTGGGGTTGGCTACAGATGGATTTAACCCTTTTAGGAATATGAACAACAGCTATAGTATGTGGCCTGTCATACTTATCCCCTATAACCTACCGCCTTGGTTGGTTATGAAGGAGCCATATTTTATGTTGTCATTGCTTATTCTTGGTCCTCATCAACCGGGAAATGAGATTGATATTTACTTAAAACCATTGGTTGATGAGTTGAAGGAGTTATGGGAAGAAGGTGTAGAAACTTATGATGCTTATAGAAAAGAGCATTTTTAG
- the LOC142628700 gene encoding uncharacterized protein LOC142628700 has protein sequence MEKLAFSLITVARKLRPYFQAHVINVLIDHPLKKAMYKLEAIGRLIQWAVELSEFNVRHRPREVIKAQVLADFIAKFTTANNQIPRCSFNGCQFDNTLFRGFCEQLGIRNHYFSPFHPQANGQAKVANQFLLKIIKTQLERTKGIWPEELPSVLWAYRTTVRTPIGETPFKLAYGSDAVITAKVGLTSYRVAYYNNEENEKQFHLSLDLIDEVRMDAEQRVAHYKNLMTKHHDALVKPW, from the exons ATGGAAAAGTTAGCATTTTCATTGATAACAGTAGCAAGAAAGCTTAGGccttatttccaagctcatgtAATCAACGTCCTGATAGATCATCCGTTGAAGAAAGCTATGTATAAGCTGGAGGCCATTGGACGATTGATCCAATGGGCAGTGGAACTTAGTGAATTTAACGTGCGACATAGACCAAGAGAAGTAATAAAAGCTCAAGTCCTTGCAGACTTCATTGCCAAATTCACCACTGCCAATAATCA AATCCCAAGGTGCTCTTTCAACGGATGCCAGTTTGACAATACACTCTTCAGAGGGTTTTGCGAGCAATTAGGGATTAGGAATCACTACTTCTCACCCTTCCACCCCCAAGCTAATGGACAAGCTAAAGTTGCAAACCAATTCCTACtgaagatcatcaagactcagCTTGAGAGgacaaaagggatatggccggAGGAATTACCCAGTGTCCTTTGGGCATATAGGACGACAGTAAGGACTCCAATTGGAGAAACTCCTTTTAAGTTAGCATATGGAAGTGATGCAGTGATAACCGCGAAGGTTGGTCTAACTAGCTATAGGGTAGCCTACTATAACAATGAGGAGAATGAGAAACAGTTTCATCTAAGCCTCGAccttattgatgaggtaaggatggatgcagAACAGAGGGTGGCACATTACAAAAACCTAATGACTAAGCACCATGACGCATTGGTGAAGCCATGGTAG